The Toxorhynchites rutilus septentrionalis strain SRP unplaced genomic scaffold, ASM2978413v1 HiC_scaffold_167, whole genome shotgun sequence genome window below encodes:
- the LOC129781697 gene encoding uncharacterized protein LOC129781697, with protein MAKLVSYVQSVFGKHLDYDQSHDLFSHFIWVHHYTAGIGLRRPEDWLIRTCFRAVGAFFALQQVVLVRDTFVAIGYPDDRAVRIGMMFLYSFLSMLKLIVLDACYEHFLQIRTYLNSRARRQCGGPEADRFRRDCFKMSVRGILVTELPVNLVSLAWAFMGKEEYFHFTVDLGSRFQWCSAAIDAIYGFPLIYWNNAAWIISFTVIAILQYFVGELTVIAKSFDTVLENAERDGEKLQLTGLEREKHFWASFDRRFRATVADYEEFLSMTKILRKLTTFIFLLQVLTTESLLAVTVATSFNLTFQVATALAYAIVFLIECFIVCSLIEALQDRTEMICETFIHWEWPRWMDPNSADKTARIRHVRALVTISTAHTQQRLRFRCGEMFDISMETFRMVLETCYTLLMYIRTAESARASS; from the coding sequence ATGGCAAAGCTGGTAAGCTACGTCCAATCCGTGTTCGGAAAACACCTCGACTACGATCAGTCGCACGATCTCTTCAGTCACTTCATCTGGGTTCATCACTACACCGCGGGAATAGGACTTCGTCGGCCGGAGGATTGGTTGATTCGTACTTGTTTCCGAGCCGTGGGAGCGTTCTTCGCTCTTCAGCAGGTTGTCCTCGTTCGTGATACATTTGTGGCCATCGGATATCCCGACGACCGTGCGGTTCGAATTGGAATGATGTTTCTTTACTCGTTTCTATCGATGCTGAAGCTGATAGTGTTGGACGCCTGTTACGAGCACTTTCTACAAATCAGGACTTATTTGAACTCGAGGGCAAGACGTCAATGTGGAGGACCGGAAGCGGATCGTTTTAGACGGGATTGCTTTAAGATGTCGGTCAGAGGCATTCTGGTCACCGAACTTCCGGTGAATCTAGTTTCACTGGCATGGGCTTTCATGGGGAAGGAAGAGTATTTCCATTTCACGGTAGATCTCGGATCAAGATTCCAATGGTGTTCTGCTGCGATTGATGCTATCTATGGTTTTCCGTTGATATACTGGAACAACGCGGCCTGGATTATCTCCTTCACGGTTATCGCTATTTTGCAATACTTTGTCGGAGAGCTGACTGTCATCGCAAAGTCGTTCGACACTGTTCTGGAAAATGCTGAGCGGGATGGCGAGAAGCTGCAGCTAACCGGGTTGGAGCGTGAGAAACACTTTTGGGCTTCGTTTGATCGACGCTTCAGAGCAACGGTTGCCGATTACGAAGAGTTCTTATCGATGACGAAAATCCTACGGAAACTAACGACATTTATCTTTCTGTTACAAGTGCTCACAACCGAGAGTCTTCTGGCGGTCACAGTCGCTACATCGTTCAACCTGACGTTTCAAGTGGCGACGGCCCTTGCCTATGCTATTGTTTTTCTGATTGAATGCTTCATTGTTTGCAGTTTGATAGAAGCGCTACAGGATCGAACGGAGATGATTTGTGAAACCTTCATCCACTGGGAATGGCCACGGTGGATGGACCCAAACTCGGCGGATAAAACTGCTCGGATACGCCACGTCCGGGCCCTTGTTACGATTTCTACTGCCCACACCCAGCAGAGGTTGCGTTTTCGCTGCGGAGAAATGTTCGACATTTCGATGGAAACCTTCCGGATGGTACTGGAGACTTGCTACACACTGCTGATGTACATCCGGACCGCCGAGAGTGCTAGAGCATCATCATAA